The Medicago truncatula cultivar Jemalong A17 chromosome 4, MtrunA17r5.0-ANR, whole genome shotgun sequence genome includes a region encoding these proteins:
- the LOC112420860 gene encoding BTB/POZ domain-containing protein At1g55760: MKNGESFRANGFKRYKLSSDDPLIRGDKDTKIYIDASKQTIMAHKYALGSKSSAFNQMFKEDSVDSITISDMTTIPCQIFIDYFYDIVRDEDLLNYSQELLEAAKKYDVIDLIKDIEKRLIRDITTQNVVERMKITYRYDLKTLRNQCARLLVEFKKLHTLRTEIRAYRRTVDMDTISKMFSDFCTFATE, translated from the coding sequence atgaagaATGGAGAATCTTTCCGCGCTAATGGATTTAAGCGATATAAATTATCATCCGATGATCCATTGATTCGAGGAGATAAAGACACAAAAATCTATATTGATGCATCTAAACAAACTATTATGGCCCATAAGTATGCTCTTGGTTCAAAGTCAAGTGCTTTTAACCAAATGTTCAAGGAGGATTCTGTTGATAGTATTACCATCTCAGATATGACAACTATACCATGTCAAATATTTATAGATTACTTCTACGATATCGTGAGAGACGAGGATCTTCTGAATTATAGTCAAGAGTTATTAGAAGCTGCAAAGAAATATGATGTAATTGATTTGATAAAGGATATTGAGAAAAGGCTCATAAGAGATATCACTACACAGAATGTAGTTGAGAGGATGAAGATAACATACCGCTATGACTTGAAGACTTTGAGGAATCAGTGTGCTCGTTTACTTGTGGAGTTTAAAAAATTGCACACCCTTCGGACAGAAATTCGTGCTTACCGTAGAACTGTTGATATGGATACAATTAGCAAAATGTTTTCTGATTTTTGTACCTTTGCTACCGAGtga
- the LOC11413600 gene encoding uncharacterized protein, whose translation MEDMVGDALGVNLSYTEGGEEETIPNEKALKFYKMMQEVNKPLFEGSSDSKLSMSVRLLAAASDWSVAEEGSECYTDIMRDATPVKDNLPLSFYEAQKLVEKLGLEVKTIDCCVNGCMLFYDNEFGKNDGALVACKFCNAPRYEVCDDADSQKKKRVSVKSMFYLPIIPRLQRLFASTHTAEKMTWHYYNKTNSGVMRHPCDGVAWKHFDQVHRDFAEDPRNVRIGLCSDGFIPYIQASATPYSCWPILLTPYNLPPEMCMSKPYLFLSCIVPGPTSPLDGIDVYLQPLIHDLNRLWNGASTYDIARKKNFRMRAALMWTINDFPAYGMLSGWSTHGRLACPHCMEHTKAIWLHHGRKHSWFDCHRPFLPKTHEFCKRNLFTKGKT comes from the coding sequence ATGGAAGATATGGTCGGTGATGCTCTTGGGGTGAACCTGTCTTACACCGAGGGTGGTGAAGAGGAAACAATCCCGAATGAGAAAGCGTTGAAGTTTTACAAGATGATGCAAGAAGTAAACAAGCCATTGTTTGAAGGGTCGTCTGATTCTAAGTTATCCATGAGTGTGAGGCTTTTAGCTGCCGCGTCAGATTGGAGTGTAGCCGAAGAAGGCTCAGAGTGTTATACAGATATCATGAGGGACGCAACTCCTGTAAAGGACAATTTGCCCTTGAGTTTTTATGAGGCTCAAAAGTTGGTGGAGAAGTTGGGATTGGAAGTTAAAACTATTGACTGTTGCGTTAATGGGTGCATGTTGTTTTACGACAACGAATTTGGTAAAAATGATGGGGCGTTGGTGGCGTGTAAATTTTGCAATGCACCGAGGTATGAAGTATGTGATGATGCTGATTCTCAGAAGAAGAAACGAGTCTCAGTCAAGTCAATGTTTTATCTGCCAATAATACCAAGATTGCAGAGATTGTTTGCATCAACTCACACGGCCGAAAAAATGACGTGGCattattacaataaaacaaattcaGGTGTGATGCGACATCCTTGTGACGGGGTGGCATGGAAGCACTTTGATCAAGTACATCGTGATTTTGCAGAAGATCCACGTAATGTGAGGATTGGATTATGCTCTGATGGATTTATTCCGTATATCCAAGCATCAGCAACGCCTTATTCTTGTTGGCCAATTCTTCTTACCCCGTATAATCTTCCTCCTGAGATGTGCATGTCAAAgccttatttatttttgagttgTATTGTACCAGGACCTACGAGCCCCTTAGATGGTATAGATGTGTATCTACAACCCTTAATTCATGATTTGAATAGATTGTGGAACGGTGCATCGACATATGATATTGCAAGGAAGAAGAATTTTAGAATGAGGGCAGCTTTGATGTGGACTATTAACGACTTTCCTGCATATGGAATGTTGTCTGGATGGTCGACTCATGGAAGATTGGCTTGTCCACATTGCATGGAACACACAAAGGCCATATGGTTGCATCACGGAAGAAAGCATTCGTGGTTTGACTGTCATCGTCCGTTTTTACCAAAGACACATGAATTTTGTAAGAGGAATTTGTTTACTAaaggaaaaacataa